In Methylocystis echinoides, one genomic interval encodes:
- a CDS encoding DUF3572 family protein, which produces MSPGRRNPEGEGPAAAELALLALAYLAGDEDRVARFLALTGLDAGDVAGLLGDRGFQLAVLDHLAGDETLLMDFVAEKSLPPEAVGRARRALGGGEV; this is translated from the coding sequence ATGTCACCCGGTCGCCGCAACCCCGAGGGCGAAGGCCCGGCGGCCGCCGAATTGGCGCTGCTGGCTTTGGCTTATCTCGCCGGGGACGAGGATCGGGTTGCCCGCTTCCTCGCCCTCACCGGGCTCGATGCGGGCGATGTCGCCGGGCTTCTCGGCGATCGCGGCTTCCAGCTCGCCGTCCTCGATCATCTCGCCGGCGACGAAACCCTGCTGATGGACTTCGTCGCGGAAAAATCCCTGCCGCCCGAGGCTGTGGGCCGAGCCCGGCGCGCGCTCGGGGGCGGGGAGGTTTAG
- the hslU gene encoding ATP-dependent protease ATPase subunit HslU: MADFSPREIVSELDRYIVGQNDAKRAVAIALRNRWRRLQLQGQMREEVMPKNILMIGPTGCGKTEIARRLARLANAPFLKVEATKFTEVGYVGRDVEQIVRDLMEVAIVMVKERRRKEVEARAEKAAEERVLDALVGPAASPATRETFRKRLRDGELDDKEVEVELQQTGGGMPMFELPNMPGGGSVSAFSLGDLFGKAMQRGKSRKLSVKEARGPLLAEESDKLIDQEASVREAIHEVENNGIVFIDEMDKICAREGRSGADVSREGVQRDLLPLIEGTTVATKHGSVKTDHVLFIASGAFHVAKPSDLLPELQGRLPIRVELASLNEEDFRRILTETEACLTKQYVALLGTEGVTLEFAPTAIDAIAKVAVAVNTSVENIGARRLQTVMERVLDDISFSASDRAGDKIVIDGDYVEKHIGDLAKNRDLSRFIL; encoded by the coding sequence ATGGCTGATTTCTCGCCGCGCGAGATCGTCTCGGAACTGGACCGCTATATCGTGGGCCAGAACGACGCCAAGCGCGCCGTCGCCATCGCCCTGCGAAACCGCTGGCGCCGTCTGCAATTGCAAGGGCAGATGCGCGAAGAGGTGATGCCCAAGAACATCCTCATGATCGGTCCGACGGGCTGCGGCAAGACCGAGATCGCGCGGCGCCTCGCCCGCCTCGCCAACGCCCCTTTTCTCAAGGTCGAGGCGACGAAATTTACCGAGGTCGGCTATGTCGGCCGCGACGTTGAGCAGATCGTCCGCGATCTGATGGAGGTCGCGATCGTCATGGTGAAGGAGCGCCGCCGCAAGGAAGTCGAGGCGCGCGCCGAAAAGGCCGCCGAAGAACGCGTGCTCGACGCCCTCGTCGGCCCCGCCGCCTCGCCCGCGACGCGCGAGACCTTCCGCAAGCGGCTGCGCGACGGCGAACTCGACGACAAGGAAGTCGAAGTCGAACTGCAGCAGACGGGCGGCGGCATGCCAATGTTCGAATTGCCCAACATGCCGGGGGGCGGAAGCGTCTCGGCCTTCTCGCTCGGCGATCTCTTCGGCAAGGCGATGCAGCGCGGCAAATCCCGCAAGCTCAGCGTGAAGGAGGCGCGCGGCCCGCTGCTCGCGGAGGAAAGCGACAAGCTCATCGATCAGGAGGCGAGCGTTCGCGAAGCGATTCACGAGGTCGAAAACAACGGCATCGTGTTCATCGACGAGATGGACAAGATCTGCGCCCGCGAAGGCCGCAGCGGCGCTGACGTATCGCGCGAGGGCGTGCAGCGCGACCTCTTGCCTCTCATCGAGGGCACGACGGTCGCCACCAAGCACGGGTCGGTGAAGACGGACCATGTGCTGTTCATCGCCTCGGGCGCCTTCCATGTCGCCAAGCCTTCCGATCTGCTCCCGGAACTTCAGGGCCGCCTGCCGATCCGCGTCGAGCTCGCCTCGCTCAATGAAGAGGATTTCCGGCGCATTCTCACCGAGACCGAAGCCTGTTTGACCAAGCAATATGTGGCGCTCTTGGGCACGGAAGGCGTGACGCTGGAATTTGCGCCGACGGCCATCGACGCCATCGCCAAGGTGGCCGTCGCGGTGAACACGTCGGTTGAGAACATCGGCGCCCGCCGGCTGCAAACGGTCATGGAGCGCGTGCTCGACGACATCAGCTTCTCGGCCTCGGACCGCGCCGGCGACAAGATTGTGATCGACGGCGACTATGTCGAAAAGCACATCGGCGATCTGGCGAAGAACCGCGATTTGAGCCGGTTTATTCTCTGA
- a CDS encoding FAD-linked oxidase C-terminal domain-containing protein, with the protein MTLIMPAPEPEILARRELLIQRLRAILPEPGLIVDETARRAYECDGFTMYRALPLVVALPETVAQVSAIMALAAEMNVKIVPRGAGTSLSGGSMPLEDGILLGMSKFNRVLEIDYENRCARVQPGVQNLAITRAVEGRGFYYAPDPSSQIACSIGGNVAENAGGVHCLKYGLTTNNILGLEVVLMGGEILRLGGKHLDSEAYDLLGLMTGSEGLLGVVTEVTVRILQKPAVARCLLVGFPSVAAGARFVGAVIAGGVIPGGMEMMDKATIHAVERFQPCGYPLDAEALVIVELDGTQAEVDHLVRVVEGIARDEGATTTKISISEAERLQFWAGRKNAFPAVSCIKPDYLCMDGTIPRARLPEVLAGMDEIAKAQGLQVANVFHAGDGNLHPLILYDAAIEGDVERAEKVGFDILRLCVAVGGVLTGEHGVGVEKRDLMGEMFTETDLEQQMRVKCAFDPMNRLNPGKVFPTLHRCAEFGMMHVSGGKAPFPDLPRF; encoded by the coding sequence ATGACGCTCATCATGCCCGCGCCGGAGCCCGAGATTCTGGCCCGCCGCGAGCTATTGATCCAGCGGCTGCGCGCCATTCTCCCGGAGCCCGGTCTCATCGTCGACGAGACGGCGCGCCGCGCCTATGAATGCGACGGCTTCACCATGTATCGGGCGCTGCCGCTCGTCGTGGCGCTGCCGGAGACCGTGGCTCAGGTGAGCGCGATCATGGCGCTGGCGGCGGAAATGAACGTCAAGATCGTGCCGCGCGGCGCCGGAACGTCGCTTTCGGGCGGCTCCATGCCGCTCGAAGACGGCATTCTGCTTGGCATGTCGAAGTTCAACCGCGTTCTCGAGATCGACTACGAAAACCGCTGCGCGCGCGTGCAGCCCGGCGTCCAAAATCTGGCGATCACGCGGGCCGTAGAGGGCAGGGGCTTCTATTACGCGCCCGATCCCTCCTCGCAGATCGCCTGTTCCATCGGCGGCAATGTCGCCGAAAACGCCGGCGGCGTGCATTGTCTCAAATACGGGCTGACGACCAATAATATTCTGGGCCTCGAAGTCGTGCTGATGGGCGGCGAGATCCTGCGGCTCGGCGGCAAGCATCTCGACAGCGAGGCTTACGACCTGCTGGGCCTCATGACCGGCTCTGAAGGGCTCTTGGGCGTAGTGACTGAAGTCACCGTCCGCATTCTGCAAAAGCCCGCGGTCGCGCGCTGTCTTCTCGTCGGTTTTCCGAGCGTCGCCGCCGGCGCGCGCTTCGTCGGGGCGGTCATTGCGGGCGGCGTCATACCCGGCGGCATGGAGATGATGGACAAGGCGACCATTCACGCGGTCGAGCGCTTCCAGCCCTGCGGCTACCCGCTCGACGCCGAGGCGCTGGTCATCGTCGAGCTGGACGGCACGCAGGCGGAAGTCGATCATCTCGTTCGCGTCGTCGAGGGGATCGCGCGCGACGAGGGCGCGACCACGACGAAGATTTCGATCAGCGAGGCGGAACGCCTGCAATTCTGGGCCGGCCGCAAGAACGCCTTCCCCGCGGTCTCCTGCATCAAGCCCGATTATCTGTGCATGGACGGCACGATTCCGCGCGCGCGCCTGCCCGAGGTGCTCGCGGGCATGGACGAGATCGCAAAGGCGCAGGGCCTTCAGGTCGCCAATGTCTTTCACGCCGGCGACGGCAATCTGCATCCGCTGATCCTTTACGACGCCGCCATCGAAGGCGACGTCGAACGCGCCGAAAAAGTCGGCTTCGACATTCTGCGCCTGTGCGTCGCCGTCGGCGGCGTGCTTACCGGCGAGCATGGCGTCGGCGTCGAAAAGCGCGATCTGATGGGCGAGATGTTTACTGAAACTGATCTCGAGCAGCAGATGCGGGTGAAATGCGCCTTCGATCCGATGAACCGCTTGAACCCCGGCAAGGTGTTTCCGACCCTGCATCGCTGCGCCGAATTCGGCATGATGCATGTTTCGGGCGGCAAGGCGCCATTCCCCGACCTGCCGAGGTTTTAA
- a CDS encoding heme-binding protein, whose translation MKMKFALTLADAKRVAAAAAEEARRNDWAVVIAIVDDAGLLVYLERLDDVQPASCDIAQAKARAAALFRRPTKALEETVAGGRVALLSLPHITPVEGGLPLMHEGQVVGAIGVSGVQSFEDGAVAKAGAEALGAEG comes from the coding sequence ATGAAAATGAAATTCGCCCTGACCCTCGCCGACGCCAAGCGCGTCGCGGCCGCCGCCGCGGAAGAAGCCCGCCGCAACGATTGGGCCGTGGTGATCGCCATCGTCGACGACGCCGGCCTGCTCGTCTACCTCGAGCGTCTCGACGACGTGCAGCCGGCCTCCTGCGACATCGCACAAGCGAAGGCCCGGGCCGCGGCGCTGTTTCGCCGCCCGACCAAGGCTCTCGAGGAAACTGTGGCCGGCGGCCGCGTGGCGCTCCTCAGCCTGCCGCACATCACCCCGGTCGAAGGCGGGCTGCCGCTCATGCATGAAGGGCAGGTCGTCGGGGCCATCGGCGTCTCCGGCGTGCAATCCTTCGAGGACGGCGCCGTCGCCAAGGCTGGGGCGGAGGCGCTCGGGGCGGAGGGTTGA
- the trpS gene encoding tryptophan--tRNA ligase, with the protein MSTFPQRVFSGVQSTGNLHLGNYLGAIVKFVELQKSFDCLYCVVDLHAITVPQDPIELRNNTREIAAAFIACGIDPKKNIVFNQSQVPEHAELAWVLNCVARIGWLNRMTQFKDKAGKDRENASVGLLDYPVLMAADILIYRATHVPVGDDQKQHLELARDIAQKFNNDFGSSIERNGFGGAFFPLPEPLISGPATRVMSLRDGTKKMSKSDASDYSRINLSDDADQIAQKVKKAKTDPEPLPSEEKGLEGRPEADNLVGIFAALSGRAKPDVLSEFGGANFSTFKSALVDLAVAKLSPITAQMRRIREDESYIDTVLRDGSERARAIARENMNAVKDIVGFLR; encoded by the coding sequence ATGTCGACCTTCCCCCAGCGCGTCTTCTCGGGCGTGCAGTCCACCGGCAATCTGCACCTCGGCAACTATCTTGGCGCGATCGTCAAATTCGTCGAGCTGCAGAAAAGCTTCGACTGCCTCTATTGCGTCGTCGACCTGCACGCCATCACCGTCCCGCAGGACCCGATCGAACTGCGCAACAACACGCGCGAGATCGCGGCGGCCTTCATCGCCTGCGGCATCGATCCCAAGAAGAACATCGTCTTCAATCAGAGCCAGGTGCCGGAGCACGCGGAGCTCGCATGGGTCTTGAATTGCGTCGCCCGCATTGGCTGGCTCAATCGCATGACCCAGTTCAAGGACAAGGCCGGCAAGGATCGCGAGAACGCCTCCGTCGGCCTGCTCGACTATCCCGTGCTCATGGCGGCCGACATTCTCATCTATCGCGCCACGCATGTGCCGGTCGGCGACGATCAGAAGCAGCATCTGGAGCTGGCGCGCGACATCGCGCAAAAGTTCAACAATGATTTCGGGTCGTCGATCGAGCGCAACGGGTTCGGGGGCGCTTTCTTCCCGCTGCCGGAGCCGCTGATTTCCGGCCCCGCGACCCGTGTGATGAGCCTGCGCGACGGCACGAAGAAAATGTCGAAATCCGACGCGTCGGATTATTCGCGCATCAATCTTTCGGACGACGCCGACCAGATCGCGCAGAAGGTGAAGAAAGCCAAGACGGACCCCGAGCCGTTGCCGTCGGAAGAAAAAGGCCTCGAAGGGCGCCCCGAGGCGGACAATCTCGTCGGGATCTTCGCCGCGCTCTCCGGACGCGCCAAGCCGGATGTGCTGAGCGAATTCGGCGGCGCCAATTTCTCGACGTTCAAGAGCGCGCTCGTCGATCTCGCCGTCGCCAAGCTCTCGCCGATCACGGCGCAGATGCGCCGTATTCGCGAGGATGAAAGCTATATCGACACGGTGCTGCGCGACGGCTCGGAACGCGCCCGCGCCATCGCCCGCGAGAATATGAACGCGGTGAAGGATATCGTGGGGTTTTTGAGGTAA
- the glcF gene encoding glycolate oxidase subunit GlcF: MQTHFSLTALADPDTASCEKILRACVHCGFCNATCPTFLLTGDELDSPRGRIYLIKEMLENDRAADARTARHVDRCLSCLSCMTTCPSSVHYMHLVDHARAHIEKTYRRPFADRALRALLAFVLTRPALFRLALRAAARMKPLAGHLRASLRPLLTLAPDQAPAPSEVDRPQVFPASGRQRMRVALLNGCVQTVLDTRINEATVRLLTRHGVEVVVAQGAGCCGALPHHLGKAAQSHALARRNIEAWTREIESGGLDHIVINTSGCGTSVKDYGFMFRNDAALAQKAARVSAIACDVSELADKLPLAPTGAAPPLRVAYHAACSLQHGQKITREPVAALARVGFEVRAVPEGHICCGSAGTYNLLQPELADALRARKVANIESVQPHAIAAGNLGCMAQIRVGTSIPVVHTVELLDWATGGRRPEGLVA, from the coding sequence ATGCAGACGCATTTCTCGCTCACCGCGCTCGCCGATCCAGACACGGCGTCCTGCGAAAAAATCCTGCGCGCCTGCGTGCATTGCGGATTTTGCAACGCGACCTGCCCGACCTTTCTGCTCACCGGCGACGAACTCGATTCCCCGCGCGGGCGCATCTATCTCATCAAGGAGATGCTGGAGAACGATCGCGCCGCGGATGCGCGCACCGCGCGGCACGTCGACCGCTGTCTCTCCTGCCTTTCCTGCATGACGACCTGTCCGTCGAGCGTGCATTACATGCATCTCGTCGATCATGCGCGCGCCCATATCGAGAAGACGTATCGCCGCCCCTTCGCAGACCGTGCGCTGCGCGCGCTGCTCGCCTTCGTGCTCACGCGGCCCGCTTTGTTCCGCCTGGCGCTGCGCGCCGCGGCGCGGATGAAGCCGCTGGCGGGCCATTTGCGGGCGTCTCTGCGTCCGCTGCTGACGCTCGCGCCCGATCAGGCGCCGGCGCCCTCGGAGGTGGACCGGCCGCAGGTCTTTCCCGCATCGGGCCGCCAGCGGATGCGCGTCGCGCTGCTGAACGGCTGCGTGCAGACGGTTCTCGACACCCGCATCAATGAAGCCACGGTGCGCCTGCTCACCCGCCATGGCGTCGAGGTGGTCGTCGCGCAGGGTGCAGGTTGCTGCGGCGCGCTCCCGCATCATCTCGGCAAGGCCGCCCAGTCGCATGCATTGGCGCGCCGCAACATCGAGGCCTGGACGCGTGAGATCGAGAGCGGCGGGCTCGACCATATCGTCATCAATACCTCGGGCTGCGGGACCAGCGTGAAGGATTATGGCTTCATGTTCCGTAACGACGCGGCGCTGGCGCAGAAGGCCGCGCGCGTCTCGGCGATCGCCTGTGACGTGAGCGAGCTCGCCGACAAATTGCCGTTGGCCCCGACAGGCGCCGCGCCGCCTCTGCGCGTTGCCTATCACGCCGCCTGCTCACTCCAGCACGGCCAAAAGATCACCCGAGAGCCCGTGGCGGCTCTGGCGCGCGTGGGCTTCGAGGTTCGTGCCGTTCCGGAGGGCCACATCTGCTGCGGCTCGGCGGGGACTTACAATCTTTTGCAGCCGGAGCTCGCCGACGCGCTTCGGGCGCGAAAGGTCGCCAATATCGAGAGCGTGCAGCCCCACGCGATCGCGGCGGGCAACCTCGGCTGCATGGCGCAGATTCGAGTCGGGACTTCGATCCCGGTCGTCCATACGGTGGAGCTATTGGACTGGGCGACGGGCGGACGGAGGCCGGAGGGCCTTGTGGCCTGA
- the hslV gene encoding ATP-dependent protease subunit HslV gives MESEREKSPQMHATTIILVKKRGETVIAGDGQVSLGQTIMKGNARKVRRLGKGDVISGFAGATADAFTLFERLETKLEQYPGQLMRACVELAKDWRMDRYLRRLEAMMLVADKNVGLVLTGSGDVLEPEATDGGAVAAIGSGGNYALAAGRALIDTEADAETIARRAMNIAADICVYTNHNIVVEKI, from the coding sequence ATGGAAAGCGAACGAGAGAAGTCGCCGCAAATGCATGCGACCACAATCATATTGGTGAAGAAAAGGGGCGAGACCGTCATCGCCGGCGACGGGCAGGTGAGCCTCGGCCAGACAATCATGAAAGGCAATGCGCGAAAGGTGCGACGCCTCGGCAAGGGCGACGTGATCTCGGGTTTCGCCGGCGCGACGGCCGACGCCTTCACCCTGTTCGAGCGACTCGAGACGAAGCTCGAACAATACCCCGGCCAATTGATGCGCGCCTGCGTCGAGCTCGCCAAGGACTGGCGCATGGACCGCTATCTGCGCCGCCTCGAGGCCATGATGCTCGTCGCGGATAAAAACGTCGGCTTGGTGCTGACGGGGTCGGGCGACGTGCTCGAGCCGGAAGCGACTGACGGCGGCGCCGTCGCGGCCATCGGGTCGGGCGGCAATTATGCGCTGGCCGCCGGCCGCGCGCTCATCGACACCGAAGCCGACGCCGAAACGATTGCGCGACGCGCGATGAACATCGCCGCGGACATCTGTGTCTACACCAACCACAACATCGTGGTGGAGAAAATCTAA
- the glcE gene encoding glycolate oxidase subunit GlcE, whose product MDATFDSLDVRDAADAIEALRGAAARNQPLAIVGAGSKKRLGRHAPASRELSTRALAGVTLYEPEELVLSAGAGTPLREIEALLDAHRQQFAFEPMDYAPLFGGATRSATIGGVIAVNASGPRRIKAGGARDHLLGFQCVTGRGEKVKSGGRVMKNVTGYDLSKLICGSYGTLALLTEVTLKVLPKAETEQTLLVIGLDEAQSLAQLRRASGTPHEASAFAMLPAGAEPLGYDGNVAALRLEGPEVSVATRRDALITELADSGAEFETLTQEDSAALWASLRDATPIAGHSGQVWRLSLAPTDGGKAVEALRKAGAPILAYFYDWCGGLVWLCLEPAPDAHAAAVRAAVDSYGGHATLIRAADETRAKVDVFHPQPSPLAALTRRVKESFDPAHVLERGRMRAEY is encoded by the coding sequence ATGGACGCGACGTTCGACTCGCTGGACGTTCGTGACGCCGCCGACGCCATCGAGGCGCTGCGCGGCGCCGCTGCGCGCAATCAGCCGCTCGCCATCGTCGGCGCGGGATCGAAAAAGCGTCTTGGCCGACACGCGCCGGCGTCGCGCGAATTGTCGACGCGCGCCCTCGCCGGCGTGACCCTCTATGAGCCCGAGGAGCTGGTGCTCTCGGCCGGCGCCGGCACGCCGCTGCGCGAGATCGAGGCGTTGCTCGACGCGCATCGCCAGCAGTTCGCCTTCGAGCCGATGGACTATGCGCCGCTCTTCGGCGGCGCGACGCGCAGCGCCACGATCGGCGGCGTGATCGCCGTCAACGCTTCAGGGCCACGCCGCATCAAGGCCGGCGGGGCGCGCGACCATCTTCTCGGTTTCCAATGTGTCACCGGGCGCGGCGAGAAGGTGAAATCCGGCGGCCGCGTCATGAAGAACGTCACGGGCTACGATCTCTCGAAGCTCATTTGCGGCTCATATGGAACCCTTGCGCTGCTCACGGAAGTGACGCTGAAAGTCTTGCCCAAGGCGGAGACGGAGCAGACGCTGCTCGTCATCGGCCTCGATGAGGCGCAAAGCCTCGCGCAACTGCGCCGCGCTTCGGGGACGCCGCACGAGGCGTCGGCTTTCGCCATGCTGCCGGCCGGCGCCGAACCGCTTGGTTACGATGGCAATGTCGCGGCGCTGCGACTGGAAGGACCGGAGGTTTCGGTGGCGACCCGGCGCGACGCGCTCATCACCGAGCTTGCCGACAGCGGCGCTGAGTTCGAGACGCTTACGCAGGAAGATTCGGCGGCGCTCTGGGCCTCGTTGCGCGACGCCACGCCAATCGCGGGCCACTCGGGCCAGGTCTGGCGTCTGTCGCTGGCGCCGACCGACGGGGGCAAGGCGGTGGAGGCGCTGCGCAAAGCCGGCGCGCCGATCCTTGCTTATTTCTACGATTGGTGCGGCGGGCTCGTCTGGCTCTGCCTCGAGCCGGCGCCGGACGCGCATGCCGCCGCCGTGCGCGCCGCCGTCGACAGCTATGGCGGCCATGCGACGCTGATCCGCGCCGCCGACGAGACGCGCGCCAAGGTCGACGTCTTCCATCCCCAGCCCTCGCCGCTCGCCGCGCTGACGCGTCGGGTGAAGGAGAGCTTCGATCCGGCGCATGTTCTGGAGCGGGGCCGCATGCGGGCGGAGTATTGA